In the Deinococcus ficus genome, one interval contains:
- a CDS encoding nucleotidyltransferase family protein, translated as MNTAAGDVRVAGVLLAAGLSRRMGRPKPLVSLAGQPLVRHAAAALSAVPGYACRLVVLPPGAAGDAIRDALRDLPVTFAVNPEPGRGMMGSFRAAVQTLPAGLDGVNFALADMPLVPAEAHRALLHAFADRRAPVTLAAYGPPDAAVSAPPHLFRADLLPAILAAPDADHGPRHLLRAHAAQAVTCPFPAAWLLDVDTPAALAEAEARLREAGPVRTAGPDAPGG; from the coding sequence ATGAACACTGCCGCCGGGGACGTGCGGGTGGCGGGCGTGCTGCTCGCCGCCGGCCTGAGTCGCCGCATGGGCCGCCCCAAGCCCCTGGTGTCCCTGGCCGGGCAGCCGCTCGTGCGGCACGCCGCCGCCGCCCTGAGCGCCGTGCCCGGCTACGCCTGTCGGCTGGTCGTGCTGCCGCCCGGCGCGGCCGGGGACGCCATCCGTGACGCGCTGCGGGACCTGCCGGTCACGTTCGCGGTGAACCCCGAACCCGGCCGCGGAATGATGGGGTCCTTTCGCGCGGCCGTGCAGACCCTGCCCGCCGGGCTGGACGGCGTGAACTTCGCCCTGGCCGACATGCCGCTGGTCCCCGCCGAGGCGCACAGGGCGCTGCTGCACGCCTTCGCGGACAGGCGCGCGCCGGTCACGCTGGCCGCCTACGGCCCGCCGGACGCGGCCGTGTCCGCCCCGCCGCACCTGTTCCGCGCCGACCTGCTGCCCGCCATCCTGGCCGCGCCGGACGCCGACCACGGCCCCCGGCACCTGCTGCGCGCCCACGCGGCGCAGGCGGTCACCTGCCCCTTTCCCGCCGCGTGGCTGCTGGACGTGGACACGCCCGCCGCCCTGGCCGAGGCCGAAGCCCGCCTGCGGGAGGCCGGGCCGGTCAGGACCGCTGGCCCAGACGCTCCAGGCGGGTGA
- a CDS encoding SRPBCC family protein — protein MKLSYSGQEQVQAPPQAVWDFVRDPQRVAGCLPDVQDVQVTGENQMVATVNVGVGMVRGKFKFNIDVQPAPELGRVNVVVRGGGLGSVIDMTAGANVVDNGDGTTTLDWQGDADMRGPVANIGGRMLDVQAQKLIARTFQNMGRQVASASAGGSAPA, from the coding sequence ATGAAACTCAGTTACTCCGGTCAGGAACAGGTGCAGGCGCCCCCTCAGGCGGTGTGGGACTTCGTGCGGGACCCGCAGCGGGTCGCGGGCTGCCTGCCGGACGTGCAGGACGTGCAGGTCACCGGCGAGAACCAGATGGTCGCCACCGTGAACGTCGGGGTGGGCATGGTGCGCGGCAAGTTCAAGTTCAACATCGACGTGCAACCGGCGCCGGAGCTGGGGCGCGTGAACGTGGTCGTGCGGGGCGGCGGGCTGGGCAGCGTGATCGACATGACCGCCGGCGCGAACGTGGTGGACAACGGGGACGGCACCACCACCCTGGACTGGCAGGGGGACGCGGACATGCGCGGCCCGGTCGCGAACATCGGCGGGCGCATGCTGGACGTGCAGGCGCAGAAACTGATCGCGCGGACCTTCCAGAACATGGGCCGGCAGGTCGCCAGCGCCAGCGCGGGCGGCAGCGCCCCCGCCTGA
- a CDS encoding metallophosphoesterase — protein sequence MTRPVVVLPDLHGRADLLEAAILHRPDAHFLCLGDAIDRGPRSLDAVRILMDLHAQGRATLLMGNHERMMQEGVKHYRTYLASHDMGDYRRAMEGFQWWMRAGGETVRREMPALTLEQFPPVLEDYLPLLRRVVYVTADGGIHDELPAGPSVMVAHASPPVPHRQYPNPLSAALWLRPFEGPFPLPDGVLYSVHGHTPVPMPQKLGRHLYVDLGAYETGHLALVDLNPHGSLEAGPKILVLEGRGRPEMRGKYSRFGEPVPAQLTRLERLGQRS from the coding sequence GTGACGCGTCCCGTCGTGGTCCTCCCGGACCTGCACGGCCGGGCGGACCTGCTGGAAGCGGCCATCCTGCACCGCCCGGACGCGCACTTCCTGTGCCTGGGGGACGCCATCGACCGGGGGCCGCGCAGCCTGGACGCGGTGCGGATCCTGATGGACCTGCACGCGCAGGGCCGCGCGACGCTGCTGATGGGCAACCACGAGCGGATGATGCAGGAGGGCGTGAAGCACTACCGGACGTACCTCGCCTCGCACGACATGGGCGACTACCGCCGCGCGATGGAGGGCTTCCAGTGGTGGATGCGGGCCGGCGGCGAGACGGTGCGGCGCGAGATGCCCGCCCTGACGCTGGAGCAGTTCCCGCCCGTGCTGGAGGACTACCTGCCGCTGCTGCGGCGGGTGGTGTACGTGACCGCCGACGGCGGCATTCACGACGAGCTGCCGGCCGGGCCGAGCGTCATGGTGGCGCACGCCTCGCCGCCGGTGCCGCACCGGCAGTACCCGAACCCCCTGTCGGCGGCGCTGTGGCTGCGGCCCTTCGAGGGGCCGTTCCCGCTGCCGGACGGGGTGCTGTACAGCGTGCACGGGCACACGCCGGTCCCCATGCCGCAGAAGCTGGGCCGGCACCTGTACGTGGACCTGGGCGCCTACGAGACCGGGCACCTGGCCCTGGTGGACCTCAACCCGCACGGCAGCCTGGAAGCCGGGCCGAAGATCCTGGTGCTGGAGGGCCGCGGCCGGCCGGAGATGCGCGGCAAGTACTCGCGGTTCGGGGAGCCGGTGCCGGCGCAGCTCACCCGCCTGGAGCGTCTGGGCCAGCGGTCCTGA